The following nucleotide sequence is from Flavimarina sp. Hel_I_48.
AATTTAAAGAACTGGTTGTTTGCTTCAGCCTTTTGGGATTCCAGGATTTCATGCATTCCCTGGTCTTCTATATTCTCAAGTTCCAGCTCCCAGTAAACAAGTTTTTGATAGAGGTCAACCCATTCATCAAAGGTCCTGACCATAGCCATATCCATGGCGATTTTTCTAAATTCCTGTTGGTAATTGAGCGTGGCTTTTTCAGAAACAAGTCTGCTGGTATCCAGGTTTTTCTTTAAACTGAGCAAAATCTGGTTGGGATTGACAGGTTTTATAAGATAATCGGCGATTTTTGAACCTATCGCTTCTTCCATAATCAATTCTTCCTCACTTTTGGTAATCATAATTACCGGTAGGGTATCCCTCCTTTGTTTGATCTCGCTCAGCGTTTCAAGACCGGTAATACCTGGCATATTCTCATCCAGGAGAACAATATCAAAATTATCTTTCTCTACAAGCTCAATGGCTTCGCTACCACTTTGACAAGTGGTTACCTCATAGTTTTTTTGTTCAAGAAATAATACATGTGGTTTTAAGAGATCAATTTCATCATCAACCCATAATATTTTTATCGCGGTCATAGTTATGTATCTTTGTTATGTTTTTATATTCAGAAAAAACCATCTAAATGGCTCTAAGGGGCCTTAACTGCTGATCATTGAAAGACTCCCACAAATTTACTATAATTAACGACCCTATTTATGGGTTTATTACCCTGCCGCAAGGACTGCTTTTCAATCTTGTTGAGCATCGTTATTTTCAACGGCTGCGTCGTATTTCCCAAATGGGAATGTCGTATTTGGTTTATCCAGGTGCCCACCATACCCGTTTTCAACATGCGCTGGGTTGTCTTTATATTATGGGCAAGGCGTGCGAAACCCTACGTGGTAAGGGAGTTGCTATAAGCGATGCGGAAATGGAGGCCGCACAGGCAGCAATCTTATTGCATGATATAGGTCATGGGCCATTCTCCCATGCGATGGAAAATAGCATTGTTGAAAACACCAGCCATGAGGAGATATCGCTTCGGTTTATGGGTAAACTCAACGAGGAGTTTAACGGAAGTTTAACGACCGCCATTGCCATGTTCACGGGTAGTTACCCCCGCCGCTTTTTTCATCAGCTTATTTCCGGGCAATTGGATATGGATCGTACAGATTACCTAAAACGCGATAGTTTTTATACGGGCATGGCAGAGGGGAATATAAATACAGATCGCATCCTGGCCATGCTGAACGTAAAAAATGACCAACTCGTAGTCGAAGAAAAAGGAATTTATACCATTGAGAAATTTCTCGTTGCGCGTCGTCTCATGTATTGGCAGGTATATCTTCATAAAACCAGCTTGGTGGCAGAGCAATTACTGGTAAGGGTTTTAAAACGGGCCAAGGAGCTTACGCTTGCCGGGCAAGAATTGCCTGCGAGCTCTTCACTTCAATATTTTTTGCGCGATGATATTTCGCTCCTGCCTTTTAGTGATGATGCAATGGAAGTCTTTTCAAATTTAGATGACTATGACATCGTCATGGCGATGAAATACTGGTGCGACCACGAGGACTTCGTGCTCAGAAAACTATCTGCAATGATCATCAACCGTCATTTACTGGCCATAAAAATCAAGAAAAAGCCTTTTCAGGAAGATTTTATAAAGGCAAAGCTGGAAGAGGTTCAAATTAAATATCAAATTACTAAAAAGGAAGCACAGTACTTTGTCTTTACCGGTACGATCACTAACCAGGCCTATACATTTACTAAACAAGGTATCAACATTATTACAAAAAAAAGTAAAATAATAGACGTTATTGAGGCGAGTGATCAGCTTAGCCTAAAGCCGCTCTCAAAGGTGATTATCAAAAACTTTATTTGTTTTCCCAAAAAACAAGGGGATTTATAAGCATAAAAGGTGATTTTATATAAAATTATCTGTTTTAAGTTGTTGCAATCAAAGGTTTTGGGTGGAATCCAAAGTAATAAAAACCAATTCATAAAATTATAAACCTGCTCTAGCTCTTTTTTTCTATTTTTGTGCAGATGAAATTTACTGCTGCACAAATTGCTGGGATTTTGGAAGGTGACGTTGAAGGCGACACTGAAGCCGAAGTTTCCACACTCTCAAAAATAGAAGAGGGCACTCAGGGATCGCTAACCTTTTTAGCAAACCCCAAGTATACTTCCTACCTATATACCACGGAAGCTACCATAACCATAGTAGATAAAAAGTTTAAGGCTGAACAGGAATTTTCAACAACACTTATACGTGTTGATGATGCCTACAAGGCATTCACGAAACTTCTTGAATACTATAATAAGGTAAAACTGAGCAAAGAGGGTATAGAACAACCCACATTTATCTCAGAAAGCGCTATCTATGGGGAAGGTATCTATCTAGGTGCTTTTTCTTATTTGGGAGAGAATGTAAAAATCGGTGATAATGTAAAGATTTATCCTAATGTTTATATAGGGGATAATGTCACCATAGGTGATGATTGTGTGATTTTTGCCGGTGCTAAGATTTATTCTGAATCAATTCTTGGAAACCACGTTTCTATACATAGTGGTGCTATCCTGGGAGCAGATGGTTTTGGTTACAGGCCAGAAGAAAATGGGGAATACGTTAAAGTACCACAGACCGGTAATGTCATAATAGAAGACCACGTTGATGTGGGTGCAGGTACAACCATAGACCGGGCCACATTAGGATCAACCATTATACGGCGTGGGGTGAAATTAGATAATCAAATACAAATTGCGCACAATGTAGAAATTGGAGAGCATACAGCGATCGCCGCGCAAAGCGGTGTTGCAGGCTCCACTAAGATAGGTAAAAACTGTGTTATAGGTGGTCAGGTAGGTGTGGCCGGGCACTTAAAAATAGGTGACCGTGTAAAGATACAGGCGCAGTCTGGCATAGGTCGCAATATTAAGGATGACGAGGTGTTACAAGGTTCACCTGCGTTCGGTTATGGCGACTGGAACAAATCCTATGTACATTTTAAAAACCTGCCAAAAATAGTCAGAGAACTTAACAATCTTTCAAAAGGAGAATCCCATGATAAGTAAAGCTAAGGGGAAGCAAAAGACCATTGCCGGTGAAGTATCACTCCATGGAGTAGGACTTCACACGGGTAAAAATGTAACGCTTACTTTTAAAGCAGCAGCAGAAAATACCGGCTTCGTTTTTAAACGTGTAGATCTTGAAGGTCAGCCTACCATTGAGGCAAATGCAGATTATGTTGTAAATACGCAGCGCGGTACCAATCTGGAAAAGATGGGTGTCAACATACAGACCAGCGAGCATGTCCTTGCGGCTTGTGTGGGTATGGGTATTGATAATATAATCCTGGAGCTCAATGCGTCAGAACCTCCCATTATGGATGGCTCTTCAAAATATTTTGTCGAGGCACTTGAAAAAGCGGGAATCGTTGAACAGGAAGCTTGCAAAGAAGAATATGTAGTTACCGAAATCATCAATTATATAGATGAAGAGAGCGGGAGCGAGATAATTTTAATGCCTTCGGAAGACTATCAGGTGACTACCATGGTAGATTTTGGCACTAAAGTTTTAGGTACTCAAAATGCCAGTATAAAAAATATCACCGAATTTAAGAGCGAAATAGCAGATTCAAGAACTTTCAGTTTCTTGCATGAAATTGAAATGTTACTGGAAAACGGACTCATAAAAGGTGGTGATCTCAATAACGCTATTGTTTACGTAGATAAGGAACTTTCTCCTGAAACCATGCAAAAACTGCGTAAAGCTTTCAATAAAGACAATATTTCGGTGAAACCGAACGGTATTTTGGATAATCTGACCTTAAACCATCCCAATGAAGCGGCAAGACATAAACTGCTTGACGTGATAGGGGATCTGGCGCTTGTGGGAATGCCCATTAAAGGAAAGATCATAGCAAATAAACCGGGTCATCTTGTTAATACGCAATTTGCACAAAAATTAAAAAAGATAATCAAAACCGAGAAGAGGAACAACGCTCCGGTCATTGATCTTTCAAAACCTCCGGTAAAAGATGTGAATCAGATTATGGCGATGTTACCGCACCGCCCACCTTTTTTATTGGTTGATAAAATTCTTGAACTTTCAGACAGTCATGTTCTGGGATTGAAAAATGTAACGATGAACGAACCTTTTTTCGTTGGTCATTTTCCTGGGTCTCCAGTTATGCCTGGAGTACTTCAGGTTGAAGCGATGGCGCAGACGGGCGGAATATTGGTTTTGAGTACCGTACCAGATCCTGAAAATTACCTGACTTATTTCATGAAAATAGATAAAGTACGTTTTAAACAACAGGTTCTTCCCGGCGATACGCTTATCTTTAAACTTTCATTGTTGTCTCCCATACGCCGTGGTATTTGTCATATGCAGGGCTATGCTTATGTGAATGGAAAAATTGCTTCCGAAGCGGAATTGATGGCACAAATTGTAAAAGTAAAGAAAGACCAGTAGCATGAATCAACCACTAGCTTACGTACATCCAGGAGCCAAAATCGCAAAAAATGTCGTGATAGAGCCCTTTACAACCATAAACAATGATGTGGTCATAGGTGAAGGGAGCTGGATAGGCTCTAATGTTACGATCATGGAAGGTGCCCGTATAGGAAAAAATGTAAACATTTTTCCCGGTGCCGTAATTTCCGCGGTACCCCAGGACAAAAAATTTGATGATGAAGATACCGTTACCATAATTGGCGACGGTACGACAATACGGGAATGTGTGACTATAAATAGGGGGACAAAAGACCGCCAGCGCACACAGATAGGTAAAAATTGCTGGATCATGGCCTATAGTCATATCGCGCATGATTGCATCGTGGGAGACCACTGCATTTTTTCAAACAACAGTACGCTCGCCGGTCATATACTCGTGGGCGATTATGTGGTGCTTGCAGGAATGGCTGCCGTGCAACAGTTTTGCACGATAGGAAGTCACGCTTTTGTAACCGGTGGTTCCCTGGTGCGTAAGGATGTTCCGCCTTATGTAAAAGCGGGGCGTGAGCCACTTTCCTATGTGGGAATAAACTCCATAGGATTGCGCAGAAGGGGTTTCTCCACAGATAAGATCAGGGAAATACAGGATATTTACAGGATTTTATATCAAAAGAATTACAATAATTCCCAGGCGGTGAATATTATTGAAGCCGAAATGGAAGCAACCCCTGAACGGGATGAAATACTTCAGTTTATCAAGAATTCGCAACGCGGAATCATGAAAGGCTATTTTACCGCCAGTAACTGATTTTGATATAGAAATAGACCGATTTTTAGATGTAAAAGGTCAATTTCCGTAAAGTGATAAAGAAAACTAACTTTAAATTTGGTTCCTGGGTTTTATAAAACCAGGTCCTAACTATAATAATACAATCATGGCAAGTACTTCAGATATTAGAAATGGGATGTGTATTCACTATAACCATGATATCTATAAAATAATAGAATTTTTGCATGTGAAGCCTGGTAAAGGCCCCGCATTTGTACGTACCAAACTAAAGAGCGTGACCAATGGAAAGGTATTGGACAATACTTTTTCCGCAGGACATAAAATAGAAGACGTGCGTGTAGAAACGAAAGGATATCAGTTTCTTTATAAAGATCCAGATTTCTATCATTTTATGAATACTGAGGATTATACTCAGATTCGTTTGCTGGAAAGTGCTTTAGATCAACCCGGACTTTTAAAAGAAGGGGAAGTTGTTCAGGTAAGTATCAATACAGAGGACAATGCGCCACTTTCTGTGGATATGCCAGCGCACGTAATTCTGGAAATCATACAAACCGAACCAGGTATCAAAGGAAATACTGCGACAAACTCCACTAAAGCTGCCATTGTTGAGTCAGGTGCAGAAGTACAGGTGCCGCTTTTTATCAACGAAGGCGACAAAATCAAAGTAGAAACCGAAAAAGGTACCTATAAAGAGCGTATCAAAGAGTAAAAATCATCCGCCTTATATGTGTTCAAAAATGAGCAATATTAGGTGATTATAGCCCAAATAAGGGTAGAAAGCCGCTTCATTCAATATGAAATTCAACCAGCAGCATACTTTAAAACAGATTGCAACCATCATTTCTTCAAAAATGGATGGTGATCCTGATTTTCCGGTGCTGGGTATGAATGAAATCCACGTGGTAGAACCTGGGGATATTGTTTTTGTAGATCATCCCAAATATTATCAAAAAGCGCTAAATTCTGCCGCAACCATAATATTGATAAATGCGGAGGTATCTCGTCCAGAAGGAAAGGCCTTGCTTATTTCAGAAGACCCCTTTCGCGATTTCAACATTCTTACCGAATATTTCCGACCGTTTCAAAAAGCAACTTCTTCAGTAGCTGCTTCTGCCACAATAGGAAAGGAAACCGTTATACAACCCAATTGTTTTATAGGTAACAATGTAATCATTGGCGACAATTGCCTAATTCATGCTAATGTTTCCATTTACGATAACAGTATCATTGGTGATAACGTAACCATTCATTCAGGTTCGGTATTGGGCGCAGATGCTTTTTACTATAAAAAAAGACCGCAAGGTTTTGATAAATTAAGATCTGGCGGTCGCGTGGTTGTAAAGGACAATGTAGATATTGGCGCACTTTGTACCATAGATAAAGGCGTGTCTGGTGATACGACCATAGGCGCGGGCAGTAAACTTGACAATCAGGTACATATAGGCCACGATGTGCTAATCGGAGAGCGCGTTCTCATTGCATCCCAGGCAGGCATTGCGGGTTGTGTAATTATAGAAAATGATGTTACCATCTGGGGTCAGGCGGGAGTTAAGAGTGATATTCGCCTGGGTGCAGGATCTGTTTTGATGGCTCAAAGTGGGGTAGGCAATGATCTTGAAGCAGGGAAAAGCTATTTTGGTTCTCCAGCAATGGAATCGCGACTGAAATTCAAAGAGCTCTTGGCCGTACGTCAGTTACCAGATTATATTGATAAATTAAAAAACATACAATGAGTACTTCGGCTAAAAATATAGTACGGGATTTATACGCTTCAGATTTTCTGAATGATCCAAGTGTTTTAAAGAAATACTTACATAAGGATGCAGAGCTGTTCTGGAATGCTTCCACCGGTTTTTCAAAATTAACAATTTCGGACATTTCAAAAATGTCTACGGAAATGGGCAGGTCGTTTATTTCGCTTCGTCCCTCCATAACCCATGTTCTTGAAGACAAGGATCAGGTTTGCATACGGGTAACCTATTATGTGAAGACTATCGAGAATCCAGATGAAGAGGTTGCGATTATCCATTTTATGGCCATATGGGAACTTAAGGATGGGAAGTTGTACAAAGGCTATCAGATTAGTCAGCCCAGTGACGACGACCCTATGAACATAGATGCGCACAGCCGTATAAAGTCCTGAATTTCCTTTAGGTTTAGCCTCTAAACATTTACTTTTACAACCACTTTAAATACGATATACAATGAGCGTTTTAGTCAATAAAGATTCAAAAATAATAGTACAGGGTTTTACCGGGAGTGAAGGTACTTTTCACGCAGAGCAGATGATTGAGTACGGTACAAATGTGGTAGGTGGTGTAACACCGGGAAAAGGTGGTAATACACACCTGGATCGACCTGTTTTCAATACCGTAAGCGAGGCGGTAGAAGAGACTGGTGCAGATTTATCTATAATTTTTGTTCCCCCGGCATTTGCGGCAGATGCAATTATGGAATCTGCAGATGCAGGTATCAAAGTTATTATCACAATAACTGAAGGTATACCGGTTGCCGATATGATTAAAGTAGCGAGTTACATCAAAGATAAACCTTGTCGTTTAATAGGTCCCAACTGTCCCGGAGTTATCACTCCCGGTGAAGCAAAAGTGGGTATCATGCCCGGTTTTGTATTTAAAAAAGGAAAAGTAGGTATTGTTTCAAAATCAGGAACACTTACGTATGAAGCGGCAGATCAGGTCGTTAAGCAAGGTCTGGGAATTACCACGGCTATCGGTATTGGTGGTGATCCTATCATTGGAACCACAACCAAAGAAGCTGTTGAACTGTTGATCAATGATCCTGAGACGGAAGCGGTTGTTATGATAGGCGAAATAGGCGGTCAGCTGGAAGCTGATGCGGCTCGCTGGGTGAAGGAGAGTGGTACTAAAAAGCCGGTTATTGGCTTTATCGCCGGTGAAACTGCTCCTGCGGGTAGAACAATGGGTCATGCTGGAGCTATCGTAGGCGGAAGCGATGATACCGCACAGGCTAAAAAGAAAATCTTGAAAGAATGTGGAATCCACGTGGTGGAATCCCCAGCCGAAATAGGCAAAAAAGTTGCCGAAGTTTTAGGTAAATAAGACTGAAATTTCATTAAAAAAGCGGATTGGCAGCAATCCGCTTTTTTTATTTGCAAACTGCCAAACTATGGTATTAGTGAATTTTAGTACATTTGAATTAATAGTTTGAGTTTAAGAACGATCATTTAGAGGTTAAAAAGTGCATTTTTCTCACCAATTATTGGCATTTTATGGTCAATTATTACCTTAAAATGGCA
It contains:
- a CDS encoding HD domain-containing protein gives rise to the protein MKDSHKFTIINDPIYGFITLPQGLLFNLVEHRYFQRLRRISQMGMSYLVYPGAHHTRFQHALGCLYIMGKACETLRGKGVAISDAEMEAAQAAILLHDIGHGPFSHAMENSIVENTSHEEISLRFMGKLNEEFNGSLTTAIAMFTGSYPRRFFHQLISGQLDMDRTDYLKRDSFYTGMAEGNINTDRILAMLNVKNDQLVVEEKGIYTIEKFLVARRLMYWQVYLHKTSLVAEQLLVRVLKRAKELTLAGQELPASSSLQYFLRDDISLLPFSDDAMEVFSNLDDYDIVMAMKYWCDHEDFVLRKLSAMIINRHLLAIKIKKKPFQEDFIKAKLEEVQIKYQITKKEAQYFVFTGTITNQAYTFTKQGINIITKKSKIIDVIEASDQLSLKPLSKVIIKNFICFPKKQGDL
- the lpxD gene encoding UDP-3-O-(3-hydroxymyristoyl)glucosamine N-acyltransferase; amino-acid sequence: MKFTAAQIAGILEGDVEGDTEAEVSTLSKIEEGTQGSLTFLANPKYTSYLYTTEATITIVDKKFKAEQEFSTTLIRVDDAYKAFTKLLEYYNKVKLSKEGIEQPTFISESAIYGEGIYLGAFSYLGENVKIGDNVKIYPNVYIGDNVTIGDDCVIFAGAKIYSESILGNHVSIHSGAILGADGFGYRPEENGEYVKVPQTGNVIIEDHVDVGAGTTIDRATLGSTIIRRGVKLDNQIQIAHNVEIGEHTAIAAQSGVAGSTKIGKNCVIGGQVGVAGHLKIGDRVKIQAQSGIGRNIKDDEVLQGSPAFGYGDWNKSYVHFKNLPKIVRELNNLSKGESHDK
- a CDS encoding bifunctional UDP-3-O-[3-hydroxymyristoyl] N-acetylglucosamine deacetylase/3-hydroxyacyl-ACP dehydratase, giving the protein MISKAKGKQKTIAGEVSLHGVGLHTGKNVTLTFKAAAENTGFVFKRVDLEGQPTIEANADYVVNTQRGTNLEKMGVNIQTSEHVLAACVGMGIDNIILELNASEPPIMDGSSKYFVEALEKAGIVEQEACKEEYVVTEIINYIDEESGSEIILMPSEDYQVTTMVDFGTKVLGTQNASIKNITEFKSEIADSRTFSFLHEIEMLLENGLIKGGDLNNAIVYVDKELSPETMQKLRKAFNKDNISVKPNGILDNLTLNHPNEAARHKLLDVIGDLALVGMPIKGKIIANKPGHLVNTQFAQKLKKIIKTEKRNNAPVIDLSKPPVKDVNQIMAMLPHRPPFLLVDKILELSDSHVLGLKNVTMNEPFFVGHFPGSPVMPGVLQVEAMAQTGGILVLSTVPDPENYLTYFMKIDKVRFKQQVLPGDTLIFKLSLLSPIRRGICHMQGYAYVNGKIASEAELMAQIVKVKKDQ
- the lpxA gene encoding acyl-ACP--UDP-N-acetylglucosamine O-acyltransferase; this encodes MNQPLAYVHPGAKIAKNVVIEPFTTINNDVVIGEGSWIGSNVTIMEGARIGKNVNIFPGAVISAVPQDKKFDDEDTVTIIGDGTTIRECVTINRGTKDRQRTQIGKNCWIMAYSHIAHDCIVGDHCIFSNNSTLAGHILVGDYVVLAGMAAVQQFCTIGSHAFVTGGSLVRKDVPPYVKAGREPLSYVGINSIGLRRRGFSTDKIREIQDIYRILYQKNYNNSQAVNIIEAEMEATPERDEILQFIKNSQRGIMKGYFTASN
- the efp gene encoding elongation factor P; translated protein: MASTSDIRNGMCIHYNHDIYKIIEFLHVKPGKGPAFVRTKLKSVTNGKVLDNTFSAGHKIEDVRVETKGYQFLYKDPDFYHFMNTEDYTQIRLLESALDQPGLLKEGEVVQVSINTEDNAPLSVDMPAHVILEIIQTEPGIKGNTATNSTKAAIVESGAEVQVPLFINEGDKIKVETEKGTYKERIKE
- a CDS encoding UDP-3-O-(3-hydroxymyristoyl)glucosamine N-acyltransferase produces the protein MKFNQQHTLKQIATIISSKMDGDPDFPVLGMNEIHVVEPGDIVFVDHPKYYQKALNSAATIILINAEVSRPEGKALLISEDPFRDFNILTEYFRPFQKATSSVAASATIGKETVIQPNCFIGNNVIIGDNCLIHANVSIYDNSIIGDNVTIHSGSVLGADAFYYKKRPQGFDKLRSGGRVVVKDNVDIGALCTIDKGVSGDTTIGAGSKLDNQVHIGHDVLIGERVLIASQAGIAGCVIIENDVTIWGQAGVKSDIRLGAGSVLMAQSGVGNDLEAGKSYFGSPAMESRLKFKELLAVRQLPDYIDKLKNIQ
- a CDS encoding nuclear transport factor 2 family protein produces the protein MSTSAKNIVRDLYASDFLNDPSVLKKYLHKDAELFWNASTGFSKLTISDISKMSTEMGRSFISLRPSITHVLEDKDQVCIRVTYYVKTIENPDEEVAIIHFMAIWELKDGKLYKGYQISQPSDDDPMNIDAHSRIKS
- the sucD gene encoding succinate--CoA ligase subunit alpha, whose translation is MSVLVNKDSKIIVQGFTGSEGTFHAEQMIEYGTNVVGGVTPGKGGNTHLDRPVFNTVSEAVEETGADLSIIFVPPAFAADAIMESADAGIKVIITITEGIPVADMIKVASYIKDKPCRLIGPNCPGVITPGEAKVGIMPGFVFKKGKVGIVSKSGTLTYEAADQVVKQGLGITTAIGIGGDPIIGTTTKEAVELLINDPETEAVVMIGEIGGQLEADAARWVKESGTKKPVIGFIAGETAPAGRTMGHAGAIVGGSDDTAQAKKKILKECGIHVVESPAEIGKKVAEVLGK